The nucleotide window ggaaccaaacccaggtcccagAGCAACAAATGACCTAAAAAACTAAGCCACTCTCCAatccctgttttatttatttattttttaaaggcctTACTTTATCCCAGACTAGCCTGATTCACAGCAATCCTtcagcctcagccttctgagtactgggattataggcatgagcaaCTATGCTCagccttcattttcttaaaatctagaaaaattatatattccaCGCTTAAGTTATAAAGAGAAAATAGTCCTGtctttattaatgaaaatatgatacaCCAAAAGGGTATCAAAGGTTGGGGGCAGGGGGTAGGGcagggatggctcaatggttaacagTGCTTGTGGAGAACTTGGGTTCAGTTTCTATGCTCTTACACAGCAGCTCCTTGTAAACCCCAGTCCCAGGTCATCTAataccttctgacctccaaggcctcctgtacacatgtggtgtacagagtcaggcacacacatatatcaactagacattgttttaaaaaattattagtgGGATTCACAATCAATTATCAATTTAGGGATAGGAAAATATATAGTTCCAGACCTTAGGATAGACTTCTGTATGAGCAGGACATTGCATCCTGTTTTCTTAATCTGCTTcaccaaatttaaaatataggcTCTCTCTTCTCGAAGCACGCGATCCATCTGGGCATAGTCAGACACTACTATTTGATTATCCATCTGATTGGAACAAGAATACAGTAATTATTTACAACAAGAGATTTTAATGGAAAAGACCAACCCATAGCAAAGAGTTAAATAGGCACAGAAAAAGGTCTAAAGTGACACATATAAACAAAGCTGgtcctacttatttatttttggtttttttgagacagggtttctcagtgtagtccaAGCTATCCGGGAaatcaagagatccacctgcctttgccttccaagtgctgggattaaaggcatgccccacccctgcctggtTAAAGctggttctttttaaaaatttaagcatACCCATTactgttttgtgtgtttgaaagacaagacctcactatgtagctcaggctggccttgaattgacTATCCAGCCacctctgagggctgggattataggtgttcaTGACCACAGCAGGCTCTACTGCTGTCTGAAACTTTTTGcaagtacatttttttaaagttcttttttttccattttttaaagatttatttattatgtatacagtgttctgcctgcatatacacctgcaggccagaagaaggcctgTGGATGGTTtcgagccacaatgtgggtggtaggaattgcattcaggacctctggaagaagcagccagtgttgttaacctctgagacatctctccagcccccgaaagTACATTTTTGATAACTGACAAATACAAAATGGTTACTGTTACCCCAATGTGAAGTTTTTCCACATATCATATGTATCATAGAAATGATTTCAAATGTATCCTTTTACGCTATAACTTGGGacagaactgggcatggtggtgcacacctttaataccaacaggcaggagaggcagaggcagatagatctttgTAGGTTTAAGGCCAGCAGGGTCCACATGAGTTCCAGAAAGGAcgggaatgagaggagagagggagggagaagaggagggaggacagagagacagaccaaCTAACCAATGAAAAACCAAGATGACAAATCTTACGATGTCAAGAAATTAcccattagccaggcagtggcggcgcacgcctttagtcccagcactaaggaggcagaggcaggcgggtctctgtgagtttgaggccagactggtctagagttccaggacagccagggctgttacattgagaaatcctgtctttgggggggggggggggggaaagaaatTAACCATTAGTTTTGTATGGCCtcaaattttttttgagaaacaaaatGCTGCACAACACACCTATGTATTAGTAAAACGAAACAAACCCAAGGTGGCAAGCACTTCTAGAGAGTTACAGGGCTATCTTAAGACATAAGTAACTTATAGTTTGGCTAAAGTTAGCCTAAGGCTTCACTTGCACAAATAATAAAACCCCTGTGGGCTCCAGTAAATGATGGCTCTGCAAACGCAAGGAATGATACCACACAGTTTTATTTCATGCAAACTCCTATAACCATTGTCTTCACCTGTGATGTTACTTTTAGCtgaaaccatttttatttttgtctcaattTATTAACCCTTTCGAGACCTACATTTTAAAGACATCATTAGCACAGCATTCTCAACTTTTATCTTAAAGAACAGATcttatttaaaagttaataaacaGGAACCAACTTGGATTTTACTTACATCTGTTTTAGGAGCAGATAAGCAAAACTGAATAAGCCCAATCTTGGCCTTCTCAACTCTTGAAATGCCAGAATTTGCCACTTTCTGGGTGAGAACGAGCCCTTCTACCAGCTCACAGTCATCTATTGTCCCACTAGAAAAAGAATCAGAGAATGAAAAGTGCTTGGGTCTCACATTCATTCTCAGAACCCATTCCCAGACCTCTTGGCTACACTTCCATCCCACCATAAGGAGATACAGGCAAACCCTCGAGACTGCCATACCAAGAAAGTTCGAGCCAGCAAATGCCTTCTAACTTTCACTTTCTGGTTAGTTATGTTTCACTTATGTATATCCACTGGCCCAGGAAGGTCATCAGACTAAGGATATATCAGTTGTGCTTTGTTTTAAGGGCTTTTCTGAATAGACTCTCATTACAGCTCAGATTCACAATGCACccactatatagtccaggccgGCCTTGAGCTCAGAACTATACCcgtcctcagcctcccaagtgctggattctATGTATAagctaccacactcagctcttTCTTGAAGTCATCTGGTTTAGATAATACTGAAATTGAAATTAGAGATGCTTACCCAAGCTTCTTCACTATTTTAATATCTCTAAGATCTACACTGGTAGCTGTGGCTGGGTCAATCACTTTCATCACTGCATTGACACTCATTGGAGAGAGTAAACTTGAATACTGAGAGACaacctagatttaaaacaaaaagttaatttCATAGAAACAgcaattataaaaaacaaaacccccacaatTCTGGATTTACAAGGGCTTGTTATCACCTATTTAGACATGGCAGATAGAGGATACTCAAAGGAGACACTGCAGTTAAAGATGGTTTTCCctagggctaaagagatggctcagctgtttggAACGCTAGCTGCTCTcccagaaaacctgggttcaattcccagcacacacatgtcagatcacaactgtctgtaactcctgttccaggagatctgatgccctcacttgtatatacatgcagacaaaacaccaaatgTACTTCAAataggaataaatttaaaaaaccaaaatttttTCCCACCCAGTTTGAAAGATATAACAGGCATGTTCCTCTTCTATTATATTACAACCACATTTGGCACTCTCTAGATTGCCAAGTTTcatagaaaacagagaaaggcatctaATTTTAGGTGGAGATTTCCTATCTAAATTGAGCGTGTAATCAAGCTATCAAATCAGGTTATTTATGTACCTAATACAAAGGGACTGACAAAACAGCAAATGGTTAGTATTCATCTGATTTCTTCATGTCCTTGGTGGACTGAAACAGAAAGATTAGGTCATTTACCTCAAGTAACACGCTTGACTAGTggtagaacattaaaaaaaattacttcttgTTTCTATCTAATTCCACCTAcgttattttattattgttttttggagacagggtcttaccatgtagtccTTGCTggtctcagagatctgcttgcctctgctatGATCAAGGGCATATagtgcagccgggcggtggtggtgcaaaccatttctccagcactcgggaggcagaggcaggtagatctcagggagtctgaggccagcccgggctacaaagttctaggatagtcaggactgttgcacagagaaaccttgtctcaaaacaaataaacaaaaccataaaGGTGCTACTGTGCCTTACCCTTTATTATCTAGATTTGTAATTATAAGAAGcgaatacaaagaaaaagaactaaacTTGGTGAAATCTAATAGAGCAGATGGTAACATGAAATTTTCATTATTCTTGTTTACAAACTTCAAAAAAATGTACGTGTATGGATACTTTTCTCTCAGCtcctactttaaaatttttattatttcacctGAAATTTCCCCCAAAATTTATTCCACTACTTTAAATTTTGTAGAAATGTTCTAAGAAAGGTAGCACACATATAAAGAGCTGGATAATACCAATGTTATCTCTTACAAGTGTGCTATgtaattatttacttttctatgtttattttcccatctgtaaaatgggaatgacTACATAAAATCCTGGAAGATAGTACATTTAAAACTCAGGACAACTCgtacattattaaataaaaactatcCATGTTGACAAAAATTCTATAGCAGCCTTTGATTTTGGATATGGGAAAGTTCCCAATAGCCATTTTAAAGCCTAGGACTTAGCTTTACCAAAAAGTGTTAAAATGCAGTAAATGAAAAGCTAGAAATGGATATGGCACCTATAACaactccccccctttttttggggggtacaGGCGGGGTTTAgagtcagggtttttctgtgtatcactggctgccctggaactcactctgtaacctaggCCTCAAAATCAtggagatcctctgcctctggagtgctgggatcaaaggcgtgtgccaccaccacccagcaaatctAGTTCTTTTGTTAGCCTCATTGATGGTTTTTACCTCACGCTTAAAACCAATTCAATTACAAAAAGTATTATTATGACTTGGTTGTTCTTGAGGCAATGTTAGACACAGTATAGCAAACATGACCACGACACTCTAATTAATACACCTTGAACTGTAAATGTCACGTAGTGATAATCTCACCTTTGAATTCAATGAAGTGGTTGCGCTATttaacaaggtttctctgtcgcTCAGTTGCACAGGTCGAGACATATCATTAAGGATTTCAAGACCCCTTTCCAAAGCTTTTTGGAATGACTCAGAAATGATGGTTGGATGTATACCTGTCATTTATGAACCAAGTTAATTATGAACCAAGTTAActtgtcatattttaaaatgttttattcataaaaatgtcAAAGGACTCTAAaacaccccctccctccctccttttctgttgTGTTCCTGAGGTTGACCTCAGGGCCTCCAGCATGCCaagcaaatttaaaaaactaCTAAACTATACTACGAGGCTCCAAACACATTTCAGACAAACTAATTTACAATTTATGTTGTAAACAGAATAGCTAAATAAATGCTGGTTATGGCTAAGAGTTAACTTCTACTCAATTTGAAACAGATCAAAGACATTTTTCTGTAATATTGAATCTAAaacaaattttatgttttctaaaacatcacatgcacttttttttaaaagcagatgaCTCAAGATTTGCTACTATGATTACACACTACTTATCAAAGCAAGAGCTCTTATTTTCTCATCTAAGACATCTAAGCCTTAGGTAGTAATACTTACTCTTCAAAAGCAGAATTCTATTTCTACAAAGAGAAGCCTTGCAAAACTCAGAAGCAAAACAGAAATTCTTGGTAAAAAAGTAACTACTTCAAATCCAATATTAAATCTCACATTACTTAACAACAACTTGGCTTTTTATAAGTTTTGCCCTTAAAAAAGCTTCTGTCATTCTTCAGTAAAAGCattttacatacctttctgcAGAAGCTTGGTACAGGAGTCTAAGAGAGAGCCAGCAATGATGACAACCGATGTGGTCCCGTCCCCTGCTTCTATGTCTTGAGCTTTAGACAGCTCCACCAGCTGTGTGAACAGAACATTCCTTCAAGATGCTGAGAAACGAGAACCCAGCAACATCTAACTCATATCAATGTCACCAACCCAGAATTAGAAAATGTAATGCATCCCTGACATCGGATTTTTAGTTTGACTTAGGTttcatttaaagataaaaatcactgTATTTGTGGTAcacaaaattattctttttttttttttttttttttttgccggagctgaggactgaaccactgagctccccaaccccaaaattatTCTTATAATAGTTTCTAGTGCAGGTTGTGGATTATAAAGAGAAGTTCTCAGAAAATTCTCTTTAAAGTCCTATCCAAAAGCATCAATACTTAGGGCTGGGAACatggctcagttgggagagtgcttgcctagcactcctgaagccctgggtttgagccccaaaGCAGCATGAAGAagctgtggtagtgcacacttaaTTCCAGGACctagaaggtggagacaggaggatcaaggtCAAGGTTTTCCTTTGCTTCacagccaggctagcctaggccAAAATGataccttgcctcaaaaaaaaaaaaaaaaaaaaaaaaaaaaaagtcttttaggTATCTTATACAGATGGAGATCATATGAGGTCATTCCCTGCGAGACTAAAAACACCTCTGTCCAGTTTTTCTCAAGTGACCACATCTTACTCACTTATGAAGCTATCTTTAAGGATGGAAAGCAGGGTGGTGCTATGTTGTCTTTAAGAGGCTCCCATGATCTTCTCGCCTCACACCAGAGTACTTAAGATTACAGGAACTCACTGCTGTGCCCAATAGCACATTTTAACAGATAGCAATTCCTAAAGCATATTTTTGCCAATACAACTTCTCACTTGCCATAAGACTAATTGTGACTCGAGTTATTTCTAATAAACATGCAAAAACTAACACGATTTGATGTATgattaaaatgattttgttttctaagaactGTGGGTATAGCTTAGTGCAGTGCTTGCTGAACATGAGCAATGTTAtgggttcaatccacagcacagaacaagcaaataaaattagTTCTCTTATAGAACACCTCACACTCAAAACACAGTGTATCTTAAATatagcatgcctttaatcccagcactcgggaggcagaggcaggtggatctctgtgagtttgaggccagtgtggactacagagtgaattccagaaaaagcgtaaagctacacagagaaaccctgtctcaaaaaaggatcAAATTTAACTCTATTAAATATCATGCAAATATACTTAAACAGACCACTTATCAGTCAGAACATGCCCATGCCTATAATTGCAGTACTCCGGATGAAGCTGGACTACtgccaagttcaaggctaacctgggctatacagtgaataCAAGGTCACTATGGCTACagaacaagaccctgtcttaaaaagcaaacCACTATGTATACTTACCATCCTGGCTGCTGGGTGCAATACTTGCATTTGTTTCAGAATGGTGGCACCATCATTTGTAATGGTCACATCACCTTTTCCATCTTGAATCTagaaaatttgatttaaaaaattttattgcaGTTTTCTACAAACTGTACTCCATTTACTATTACATACAAGTTAATTTATGTATGCATATCgcttaattttaaattctttcattaGTGTAACAATGTAAGAACATTCAGTTTCAACTTTACAAAAATGACTGGCTTTGTTGGTTGACTTAATTACTACATTTCATTGTGTGCGAgcatgtgcactcatgtgtgtacacatttgagGGCAGTGCTCACAGACCAGAGGTAAGGGATCAACCCAAAGTTATTAGACTGTGTCTTGTTTTATTCTGCCAGTCTCTTAGGAAAACTTGAAAAGTTAATGGGCATGGCGGTTCACACTTGCAATCTTAGTACTCTGAGGCTGAGACACAACGATTATGTTCAGGcttcaaaagaaatgaataaatgaacgttcaaacatggtggcacaagcctgtgatCCTGGCACttgaagaagaggcagaggggtCAAGGGACAGTCTCAGCTAGCTGAGACTGACTCAAATAACACAAACTCAAAAGGCATTAAACTATTTAGTTAAATACTATCAAAGCAATCTCCTTTAATGAACTCTAACACTTTTGGAGGGAtttgagaaggaagagggggcagtATATCTAACAGCTCCAATGTGGGGCCTCATTCCATACAGGCAAGTGTACTACAATAGAACTATTTGCCAGCCCCAAACAGCACAAACTTTCACCAGACCTCAGAATGTAAACAGGCGTTCTCAATACATAATAACTTTTCTTTACCATTTTGTCCATTCCTTTGGGTCCAAGGCTTGTCCTAATGGCATCAGCAACCGCtgttaaatagaagaaaaacagaaactaagacttttaaaaaagagctactggctgctcttccagaggactcgggttcaattcccaacacccacatgacaactcagagctgtctgtaactccaattccaggggatctgacaccttcacaccaatgcacataaaaaacaaaacaaaacaaacaaacaaacaaaaacaaacagagtgTTTTGCTTCAAATCTGCCCTTATTAGGCTATGGTATAAACTACACTACTTCACATGTACTATGCCTATGCAGAACACATCCTGAGGATTCCGTGAGAATCAAAATGGCacaatctagtcttcaattctgagagttttatttcctttattcctTAAAACAGGACAAGCAGCAATGGAACAGTGAGAGGTCCTAATGGAGTACACAACTCATTCACCTGCTTCTTCTCTCTTGCAAGGATGTCATCTGCTGAGAACACATATGTAGGACCTAGAGTCTAATACATTTTCTGTATTCTGTATTCCATATCTAGCATGCTTCTGCCCCTATCACGCAAGGAGTAAAGAATTTAACAGAAACACCTTGTATGACATGTATCGTAAGTATTTTGTGACTCTGGTCTGGCTGTCAGTATCAGTTTCGGGTGATTTTAGTGAACCTGCTTCAAGATATTCACCACCCAATGGAAACAGTATTTTAGACTCTACATCTCTAGAGACGAGCTAGGTATTAAATGACTCACGCTGAGTTACCAGTGTTTTCTGTCTGTGCAATTTTCCTCATCATTGTCTTCTTTATTTGGGAGAAGGGGTTAACTGGTTAATACCAAAATAAATTAGCGCCCAGAACTAAACAAGCTGTATCTGGCAGAAGTCTCTCACTTCCTAGggttttttaataaaacaaaaaaaccacaaacctaGTTTGCCCTTTGCTCTTTTAGTAACCAGCGAGTTAGGTTCACAGGCAATTtgggtgacacacctccttccttcctaagTGCATGGCTCTGTCTGTCCCGTCTTGATTGTTTGTGCACCTTGCCTTTCAAAGTTAACTGTGCTGggtagtttatgtcaacttgacacacgctAAAGTCATCtcagagggaacctcaattaagaaaatgccaattaagactgggctgcaggcaagcccGGAGGAAATGTTCTTAGTGACAGATAAGCCCAGTCCACTGCGGgtagggccatccctgggctggtggtcctgggttctataaaaaagcagaatGAGCAAACCATGAGAAAGCAAGGCAGTAaaacagcactcttccatggtctctgcatcagctccggcctccaggttccagtcctgacttcctccagtgataaGACTactgtggaaatgtaagccaaataaaccttttcctcaccAGGTTGGTGttggtcagtgtttcatcacagcattaaATACCGTAACAGGACAGTTGCCTGAAGTAAATTTCCCACTTTGTAATATAGTGTACACTCTCTTGGTCACTCAGATGGCCCTAGACTTTATTTTTCATCCCAATAATTCCACCACCACTTATGCAATTTACAAACTCAATTTCCAGGTATTAGGTATTCTCTCCAAACTTTCAATCACCCATCTGATCCACTTGACTTCTCCAACTCCTTAAGCCCCAAATGGAAACGACTTCCTTCTATCATCCTGCACATCTTACAGCATCAACACGTTACCAGTCACTGGGCTGGTGGCTTCACCACACTTAAGGTTGTACTGAATGTAAAGCCAAATGTTTCCCAGGATCCCAGGTCCTCCAAGATATGACAACCTACCTTTCCAACTTCACTTCACGCACCTTTTCCTCCAACCCAAATAAAGAACTATATTCTAGACACACCCAAGCAAGGATATCTAAGGTTTTGTTCGTAATTTTCCTTCcattattttttccattgctgtTCGGTTTCTCTAAATCCTCACAATTACAGAAAGCAACTGTTTTATCTCCCCCGAATTTACAGTAAGGGAACTTtggttcagaggttaaaaaaCATAAAACGCATGCAGAGAATAAAACTCAGGTCTGATTTCAGCATGTGCTACGCTACATTCTGCACCTGCCAGTTCAACGGAAGCCACCCAATTTATACTGACTACCCAGTTAGTGCCACCGAGCCAAAGTTCACTGAAACTGCAGCTTTATTGAGACAGGTTAAAAAACCACTACGCTGTCTACACCGGGTCTAACCAACAGCCACGCTTCCGTTCTGAAGCGTCAGATCGCTTTCAGCCCCCGGTATCTCACACCGCTGCTGTCCGCACCAACGTGACGGCCTGCAGCAGAGAGAGAACTGCGGAGCAGCGAGCCCCACTGCGGGGCGTGCCCCCGGGCCTCCACGCTCGCCTTCTCCACGGGACCGGGCAACCCCCAAGGAGCACGACGCAGCGCGGGCCCAAGCCACCGCGAGCTTGGCCCGCACGGACCCCGGGGGCGATACCTTTGGCGGCGGAAATGTTGCTGAAGCGGATCTGGGCCGGCTTGTCGCGGTCCTGGTAGGCGCCTTTCCCGCGGCTGCCCTGCCCCGCGGCGGGCGCCCCGCTTCTGGGAGCTACGTTCTCGGGCATGGCAACCTTGGCGACGTCCGCGCGGGTTCAGGAGGACCGATGGACACGGATTCCGGCCTGGTGCCGAGTAACGGTCTCGGGCCGCCTCCTCCGCCTCCACGAACCTTCCAGAAAGCGACGCCGGCAGAGGAGGCGGAAGCAGGGAGCGGGGCCTGCGGCAGGCCCGGCGCAGGCATGACGTCAGAGGCTGTCCGCGGCGCGCCGGGTGCGGTGCTGGCGCGCGGAGATCCGGCCTGCGGACTGTCAGTCTGGCCTTGTGCCCGGCGCTGCCGTGGAGCGCGAGGTTTTATAGGCGTGGTTGGGGACTTGCTGCCTCCTCATTCCACCCTCCGTGAATGTGAGGGGCATTAGCTCATGCTAGTGGTGTTGATGAAGCCGTGACAGCTCTGGCTTTGTTCCGGGGTGGGTGTGGCACAGCCTGCTTCATCTCGACGTCTCAGTTTTATTCCTAG belongs to Onychomys torridus chromosome 10, mOncTor1.1, whole genome shotgun sequence and includes:
- the Cct4 gene encoding T-complex protein 1 subunit delta, which produces MPENVAPRSGAPAAGQGSRGKGAYQDRDKPAQIRFSNISAAKAVADAIRTSLGPKGMDKMIQDGKGDVTITNDGATILKQMQVLHPAARMLVELSKAQDIEAGDGTTSVVIIAGSLLDSCTKLLQKGIHPTIISESFQKALERGLEILNDMSRPVQLSDRETLLNSATTSLNSKVVSQYSSLLSPMSVNAVMKVIDPATATSVDLRDIKIVKKLGGTIDDCELVEGLVLTQKVANSGISRVEKAKIGLIQFCLSAPKTDMDNQIVVSDYAQMDRVLREERAYILNLVKQIKKTGCNVLLIQKSILRDALSDLALHFLNKMKIMVVKDIEREDIEFICKTIGTKPVAHIDQFTADMLGSAELAEEVNLNGSGKLFKITGCASPGKTVTIVVRGSNKLVIEEAERSIHDALCVIRCLVKKRALIAGGGAPEIELALRLTEYSRTLSGMESYCVRAFADAMEVIPSTLAENAGLNPISTVTELRNRHAQGEKTTGINVRKGGISNILEEMVVQPLLVSVSALTLATETVRSILKIDDVVNTR